In Pseudomonas sp. LRP2-20, the genomic window GGGGTGACAAGCTGAACATCGACGGCCACGCCTGGACCGCATCGCTGGAGTCCGGCTACCCGATCAGCGTGTCCGAACGCTGGACCCTGGAGCCCCAAGCCCAGCTGATTGCCCAGAAAGTCTCGCTGGACAGCGCCAACGACAGCATCTCGCACGTCAGCCACCACGCTCAGGTCGAGCTGACCGGCCGGCTCGGCGTGCGCCTTGAAGGTGCCTTCAGCGCCAGCAGTGGCCGCCTGCTGCAACCCTATGCTCAGCTCAACCTTTGGCACGGCGACGGCGGCCGCGACACCTTGACGTTCGATGGGGCGGACAAGATCAAGACCGATTACCGCTACACCTCGCTGCAGCTGGAAACCGGCCTGGTCGTCCAAGTCAGCGAGGCGCTGAGCCTGCATGGCGGCGTGCAGTACACGAGCAATCTGGACAGCCGCCAACAGGAAAGCAGTGCCGCAAACGTGGGCCTGCGCTTCAATTTCTAACGGCGCGCCGCCAGCAGGCCGAGGCCGGCGCAACCGAGCAGCGAGGCGCTGACCCGGTTGAACAGCCGGCGCGGGCCGGGCTGGCTGAACCAGCGCTGCATGTAGGCGCCCAGACCTGAGTAAATGGCGATGGCCGCCCACTCAAGCAGCAGGAACAACACGCCCAGCCAGAGGAACTGCTCGCTTACCGGGGTGGCGCTGCCGACCGTTACGAACTGGGGCAGGAAAGCGGTAAAGATCAGGATCGCTTTCGGGTTGCCCGCCGCTACCCAGAACTCCTGGCGCGCCAGGCGCCAGGTACCGCGCGGGTGATCACTGGCCATCACGGCCTCGCCCACCGGGGCGCGCCACAGCTGCCAGGCGATGTAGAACAGGTACGCCGCACCCACCACCTTGATTGCCAGGAACAGGTATTCGCTGGTGTGCAGCACCACCGCCAGGCCCATGGCGGCCAGGGCGATCATGCCGCTGAAGGCGAGAATCCGCCCGCCACCGGCCACGCAGGCGGTGCGCAGGCCGTAGCGGCTGGCATTGTGCAGCGACAACAGGTTGTTCGGCCCCGGCGCCATGTTCAGGGCAAAGCAGGCGGGGATGAATAGCAACAGGCTCGACAGGTCCATTTTGTTCTCCAGGCAAATCAGACGCTACTGTCGATGCCAGGCGAGGGCCGGGTCAAGGTACAGCCAACGGCAAAAACTGTACGGTCAAGCGCCCGGCGCTGCTAAGCTGCCGAGCTGATCGAGGAACCCATCATGCCCACTGCCCGCTCCCAGCTCTGGCGCGACCCGGCACTGCCCTGGGTGGAAAGCCGCCGTGCCTGCCATAGTCGCGCCTGCTACAAGGCGCACAGTCACCCGACCTTCTCCATCGGCGCGGTGGATGCCGGCAGCAGCTGTTTCAGCGGCGCTGGCGACGGGCAAGAGCGCCTGACGCCGGGCACGCTGGTGCTGGTGCCAGCGCAGCGGGTACATGCCTGCAACCCCGAACCCGGCCAAGCCTGGAGCTACCAGATGCTGCATGTGGATGCCGGCTGGCTGGCGCAGTTGCGCCTGGAGTCAGGGCTCGCAGCCGCCAGGCCGGGTGCCCCTGCGCGGATCAGCCGGGAACCGGCGCTGTACCGCGAATTCTGCGCATTGAACGGCCTGCTCTTCTCGGCAGCGAGCAGCCGCGAAAAGGAAGCAGCGCTGGTGGCATTCCTCGGCGATCACGATTTTTCGGCGCAACCGGCATCGCTCGCAGCCCCCTCGCCTGCGCTGGAGATGCCTACCTTGCGTGGGCTGATCGAACATATCGAAGCGCAAGACCTGGCGCACCTGAGCCTTGAGCAGCTGGCCGGGCAAGCGGGCCTTGGCCGCTATCAACTGATCCGCGCGTTTCGCGCCGCCACCGGGCTGACACCCCATGCCTACCTGCTCAACGCGCGGGTCAACCGTGGCCGCCTACTGCTGCGTGACGGGCTGGCGCTGGCCGACGTTGCCTACCAGTTGGGCTTTGCCGACCAGAGCCACTTCCAGCGGGTGTTCAAAGCCCATGTCGGGGTGACCCCGGGGCAGTACCGGCACGTGCAATAATCTTCAATACCGGCGCCAGGGCAGCAGCCCAGACTGCGGCTTTCCCCCCGAGAAAGCCCACCATGGAGCAGTTTTTGATCGTCGCCCTCGCCCACTTCCTCGCCCTGCTTTCGCCGGGGCCTGATTTCTTTCTGGTGGCCCGCACATCTGTCGCAGCGGGTTGGCGTGTGGCCAGCGGGGCCTGCCTGGGCATCGCCCTGGCCAATGGCCTGTTCATTGCCACGGCCTTCGCCGGCCTGGCCATCCTGCGCGAAGGCAGTGTGCTGTTCATCAGCTTGCAACTGGCCGGTGCCGGCTACCTGCTTTACATCGGCCAGCTATTCCTGCGCCATGCGGGTAGCAGCGAGCTGACGGCCGTTGCGGCGCAGGGTTCGGTCAAGGGTTGGTGGCGTGGCCTGGGCATGGGTTTTGTGTCCGGCGTGCTGAACCCCAAGAACGCGCTGTTCTATGCCAGCCTTGCCGGCATGGTGGCCAGCAGCAGCGCAGGCTGGAAGTGGCTCTACAGTGCCTGGATGTTCAGCATCGTGCTGCTGTGGGACCTGTTGGTGGCTGCAGCCATAGGCAACAGACGACTGCTGCGGCGCTTCGTGCGTGCCCTGCCGTGGCTGGAGCGGGCCTGCGGGGTCATGCTGATGGGGCTGGCCGGGGCACTGTTGATTCATCTGCTGCCGGGCTGACCAGGCGCAGGCTGGCCAGGTCCATCAGGCTGAAATGGCCACTGGCCCAGCCGCCGGTGTCGAGGTGCCAGACATT contains:
- a CDS encoding AraC family transcriptional regulator — translated: MPTARSQLWRDPALPWVESRRACHSRACYKAHSHPTFSIGAVDAGSSCFSGAGDGQERLTPGTLVLVPAQRVHACNPEPGQAWSYQMLHVDAGWLAQLRLESGLAAARPGAPARISREPALYREFCALNGLLFSAASSREKEAALVAFLGDHDFSAQPASLAAPSPALEMPTLRGLIEHIEAQDLAHLSLEQLAGQAGLGRYQLIRAFRAATGLTPHAYLLNARVNRGRLLLRDGLALADVAYQLGFADQSHFQRVFKAHVGVTPGQYRHVQ
- a CDS encoding LysE family translocator, with the translated sequence MEQFLIVALAHFLALLSPGPDFFLVARTSVAAGWRVASGACLGIALANGLFIATAFAGLAILREGSVLFISLQLAGAGYLLYIGQLFLRHAGSSELTAVAAQGSVKGWWRGLGMGFVSGVLNPKNALFYASLAGMVASSSAGWKWLYSAWMFSIVLLWDLLVAAAIGNRRLLRRFVRALPWLERACGVMLMGLAGALLIHLLPG
- a CDS encoding LysE family translocator — protein: MDLSSLLLFIPACFALNMAPGPNNLLSLHNASRYGLRTACVAGGGRILAFSGMIALAAMGLAVVLHTSEYLFLAIKVVGAAYLFYIAWQLWRAPVGEAVMASDHPRGTWRLARQEFWVAAGNPKAILIFTAFLPQFVTVGSATPVSEQFLWLGVLFLLLEWAAIAIYSGLGAYMQRWFSQPGPRRLFNRVSASLLGCAGLGLLAARR